A window of the Phaseolus vulgaris cultivar G19833 chromosome 5, P. vulgaris v2.0, whole genome shotgun sequence genome harbors these coding sequences:
- the LOC137834774 gene encoding uncharacterized protein, translating into MHNPCGGTSHPPPPPHIPSKNHVVYHPILQPCRRAHDPAHSPYMLTNAAAAAVAWLRRRRIRYLFLLLCSPLLLLLLCAALPFLCAAELCLRIRLWRKLLRRDSAAADRLRRCEEGFREEEQQEKSLLHRYLEDQLFLVGSMYECGDDDDDDNDDGEEEEEASRIVEDVERLGSSTARNPLLR; encoded by the coding sequence ATGCACAACCCATGTGGGGGCACATCGCatccaccaccaccaccgcACATACCATCCAAAAACCACGTCGTTTACCACCCGATTCTCCAACCCTGCCGCCGCGCCCATGATCCCGCGCACTCCCCCTATATGCTGACTAACGCCGCCGCCGCCGCAGTCGCCTGGCTCCGCCGCCGCCGGATCCGCtacctcttcctcctcctctgctccccgctcctcctcctcctcctctgcGCCGCCCTCCCATTCCTCTGCGCCGCCGAGCTCTGCCTCCGCATCCGCCTCTGGCGGAAGCTCCTCCGCCGCGACTCCGCCGCCGCAGATCGTCTCCGCCGCTGCGAGGAAGGTTTCCGCGAGGAGGAGCAGCAGGAGAAGAGTCTCTTGCATCGGTACCTCGAAGATCAGCTTTTTCTCGTCGGATCCATGTACGAGTGCGGCGACGATGACGATGACGATAACGACGACggcgaagaagaagaagaagcttcTAGAATCGTTGAAGATGTCGAAAGGTTAGGTAGTTCCACTGCTAGAAACCCTCTCTTGAGATGA
- the LOC137834770 gene encoding beta-glucosidase 3-like isoform X2 → MANAYALFGYGVGMSPPHRCSPSLFNCSKGNSSTEPYLAAHHILLAHASAARLYRKKYQAMQLGIIGLNIFSFGYLPKTNSTDDVRAAQRARDFNIGWFMDPITFGDYPDTMRVGLNLMLMKSLLMEGV, encoded by the exons ATGGCCAATGCGTATGCACTTTTTGGCTATGGTGTAGGAATGTCACCACCTCACCGGTGTTCTCCCTCTTTATTTAACTGCTCCAAAGGAAATTCCTCAACTGAGCCATATTTGGCAGCTCATCATATATTGTTAGCACATGCTTCAGCTGCTAGGCTGTATAGGAAGAAATACCAG GCCATGCAGCTAGGCATTATtgggttaaatatattttcttttggtTATCTTCCAAAAACTAACTCCACTGATGATGTAAGGGCTGCTCAAAGGGCCCGAGACTTCAATATTGGGTG GTTTATGGATCCTATTACATTCGGAGATTACCCTGATACAATGAGA GTGGGTCTGAATCTGATGTTAATGAAGTCTTTACTAATGGAAGG AGTTTAA
- the LOC137834770 gene encoding beta-glucosidase 3-like isoform X3, with protein MANAYALFGYGVGMSPPHRCSPSLFNCSKGNSSTEPYLAAHHILLAHASAARLYRKKYQAMQLGIIGLNIFSFGYLPKTNSTDDVRAAQRARDFNIGWFMDPITFGDYPDTMRVGLNLMLMKSLLMEG; from the exons ATGGCCAATGCGTATGCACTTTTTGGCTATGGTGTAGGAATGTCACCACCTCACCGGTGTTCTCCCTCTTTATTTAACTGCTCCAAAGGAAATTCCTCAACTGAGCCATATTTGGCAGCTCATCATATATTGTTAGCACATGCTTCAGCTGCTAGGCTGTATAGGAAGAAATACCAG GCCATGCAGCTAGGCATTATtgggttaaatatattttcttttggtTATCTTCCAAAAACTAACTCCACTGATGATGTAAGGGCTGCTCAAAGGGCCCGAGACTTCAATATTGGGTG GTTTATGGATCCTATTACATTCGGAGATTACCCTGATACAATGAGA GTGGGTCTGAATCTGATGTTAATGAAGTCTTTACTAATGGAAGG GTAA
- the LOC137834770 gene encoding beta-glucosidase 3-like isoform X1, producing the protein MANAYALFGYGVGMSPPHRCSPSLFNCSKGNSSTEPYLAAHHILLAHASAARLYRKKYQAMQLGIIGLNIFSFGYLPKTNSTDDVRAAQRARDFNIGWFMDPITFGDYPDTMRVGLNLMLMKSLLMEGLCYR; encoded by the exons ATGGCCAATGCGTATGCACTTTTTGGCTATGGTGTAGGAATGTCACCACCTCACCGGTGTTCTCCCTCTTTATTTAACTGCTCCAAAGGAAATTCCTCAACTGAGCCATATTTGGCAGCTCATCATATATTGTTAGCACATGCTTCAGCTGCTAGGCTGTATAGGAAGAAATACCAG GCCATGCAGCTAGGCATTATtgggttaaatatattttcttttggtTATCTTCCAAAAACTAACTCCACTGATGATGTAAGGGCTGCTCAAAGGGCCCGAGACTTCAATATTGGGTG GTTTATGGATCCTATTACATTCGGAGATTACCCTGATACAATGAGA GTGGGTCTGAATCTGATGTTAATGAAGTCTTTACTAATGGAAGG TTTGTGTTATAGGTAA